The DNA sequence GGGATGTTAAATTCTTAAAAGAGCATAACTTCAACTCAGTTCGTACGTCACATTATCCAAATGCATCGTATTTCTATGAATTATGTGATGAATATGGATTATACATGATTGATGAAACAAATTTAGAAACACACGGAACATGGCAACGTATGGGGGCAGTTGAAGAGAAGGATGTCACTATTCCAAATGGCCGTCCAGAGTTTTTAGAAATCATTTTAGACCGTGCCAAGTCAATGCTTGAGCGAGATAAAAATCATCCAAGTATCGTGATTTGGTCATGTGGGAATGAAAGTTATGGTGGAGAGAACTTATACAAAATGTCACAGTACTTTAGAGACCGAGATAACACACGTTTAGTCCACTATGAAGGCGTGTTCTGGGATCGTCGTTTTAATGATACATCAGATATGGAAAGCCGTATGTATGCAAAAGTGCCAGAAATCCGTGAATTCTTAGATAATAATCCAGAAAAACCATTCATTTTATGTGAGTATACACATGCTATGGGGAACTCAAATGGTGGAATGGATCGTTATATTGAATTAGAAGATGAATATGAAATGTATCAAGGTGGTTTCATTTGGGATTACATCGATCAAGCCTTATGGTCGAAAGATCGTTATGGCAACCCATACTTAGCCTTCGGTGGAGATTTTGGAGATCAACCAACGGATTATAACTTCTGTGTGAATGGAATCATTTATGCAAATCGTGAGGTTTCACCAAAAATCCAAGCGATTAAGGGAGCGTATCAACCATTTGCAATTGAAGTAAAAGATACAGGAGCAGACATCTATAATAAACATTGCTTCACTGATTTAAGTGAGTATGTCATTAAGTGGCAAGTTGAAGAAGGTGACCAAGTGATTGCTAGTGGAGAAACAGTTGAAAAATTAGCTCCATTAAGCAAAGCATTTATTGATTTAGGAATTAATCTAACTTCATCTTCACTTGAACAAGTGGTTACTGTATCAGTTTGTTTAAAAGAAGGGACAGCTTATGCTGAGGCTGGACATGAAATCGCATTTGGACAACGTGTGATTGAAGCGGTGAAAGAAGAAGTAAAACGTGAAGTTAAAGAGTTTAACATCGCTGAGGGGGATGTTAATGTTGGAATTAATGGAGATGGGTTTGAAGTTATCTTTGCGAAAAACTTAGGACGTATCGTTTCATTAAAATACGATGGAGTTGAATATATTCATCAACCCAACTTATCGTTAATGCCAAGTTTCTGGCGTGCATCAACGGATAATGACCGCGGAAATCAAGCCCCAGTTCGTATGGCACAATGGAAATTAGCAAGCCTATATGCCTTCCATGAAAATATGGAAATTAACCGTCGTGTTGATGGATTAGAAGTTATCTTTACTTACAATTTAAATACAATGCCTGTTTCACACGCAGCTGTTAAATACTTCATTAACTCTTATGGACAAATTCATATCACAATGAGCTACAATGGGGTTGAAGGATTACCCAACATGTTCAAGTTTGGGATGGATTTAGCAATCCCAGCTGATTTTGATACGTTAACTTGGCGTGGATTTGGACCAGATGAAACATATGCAGACCGTGAATTTGGAGCACGCCTTGGAACATTCACTAATAAAGTGGTTGATAATGTAGCGGGATATGTTATTCCACAAGCATGTGGTAATCATACAGGAGTACGCTTTGCTACTGTAACAAATGAAGAAGGAAAAGGATTACGCATCAGTGGAGAAACACCATTAAGCTTCAGTGCGCTTCCGTATTCAGCCCATGAATTAGAAGCTGCTTACCATCACTATGAATTACCACCAGTACACAAAACAGTATTATCTATCAACTTAAAAGAAATGGGAGTTGGAGGCGATGATTCTTGGGGGGCTCGTCCAGAAGAATGCTTCGAAATTCCAGCAAACCAAAACTATGAATTTAGCTTTGTCATTGAAGCGGCAAAATAATTTTAAATATCACATACTTAAAACATACAAAAAATGTGCGATCTCATTTTTAGATTGCACATTTTTTCTTTATACAGTTATTCACACACTCAATTGATTTGTACATGAAAATATGATTGAGGATTGTTATCTATCAAGAATTGGGATGGTCGCAGAAGTTTGCGATACGTTTTCTTTGAACGAGTCGTTATTATAAGGAATATGATTTTATTAGAAGATGGCAGTTATGTGTCAGAAAGGATTGTGATTTTGATGAGAATGTATCAGGTTCAATTTCATTCGATTGAAGATGTTAAAGCGTTTGTTAATATTGCGAACCACTATGGCTATGAAATTCAATTGCAACGAGATGCATATCAAGTAGATGCTAAATCGATTTTAGGGGTATTAAGTTTAGGTATTGGAGTACCTATGACTGTTCGTGCACATACGTTGAATGCTTCGGTATTAAAGGGTGAGTTAACACCTTACTTAATTTAAGATGTTACTGTTAATAGACATTTTTAGACAAATGAAGTGCTCATTAAAAGGGACATGTGTTAAACATGTCTTTTTTATTTTAGTAAGATGGGAATTTGTAAGATTGTTTGAAATGAAAAGATAAAACAGTTTATATTATTATTTTTTTTCGTAAATATTAAGCACAATATTATTAAAATATGCTAAAATGTAATCGTTACCATTATGAGTGAGAGAAATGATCACCGAAGGTAAAATGATAGGATAGATAGGAATTGATTGACAAATGTTTTCTGATAAGTGTAAAAAATCAATGCCGTTGTCTATCATGAGAAAAAGTTAAAGATTAGTAGTAAAATGAACTATTCAGTGAAGATTATTTAAATTGTGAGGGGGAAGTATTGAATGAAAAAAGTAATGTCAATCTTATTAGCAACTGGATTATCTGTAGCGGGATTAGTAGGGTGCAGTAATGATGCACCAAAAGATGAAAATAAGGTACAGTCAACAGATGATGGAAAAACAGTCGTTAAATTATGGTTAGATTATGATGAATATGCAGAGGCTTTAGAAGAGGCAGTTGAAGCAAAATACCCACAGTATGATATTCAGTGGGAGCATGTGGAGTCGACAGATACTCGTACAAAATTAGAGTTAGATGGTCCAGCGGGGGTAGGGCCAGATATCTTCATTCAGCCACACGATGGAATGGCTCAATCAATTCAATCACAAATCTTATTACCCTTAGGTGAGAAGTTAACAAGCCAAGTTCAGGAGCGTTTCATCGAGGGATCAGTACAAACAGTTGAGTTTGACGGAACGTATTATGGGGTTCCACTATCAACTGAATCAGTTGCATTTTTCTATAATAAAACATTATTAGATAAATATGGATTTGAAGTAGCGGAAACTTGGGATGAGATTAAAGCTCAAGGGGACGAATTTAATAATACAGCAGAAAATAAATTTATCATTCGAATGGAAACAGGAAATTCATATACGATGCATTTCTTCTTAACTGCATTTGGATATGAATTATTTGGACCAGATCATAATGATCCAGAAAAAATTAACTTTAATACTCAAGAGGTTATTGATGGATTAACTTATTATCAATCAATGAGACAATATTTAGATGTCCCTTACGCTGACTTAACAATAGATACTGTTGAAGTTGAATTTGCTAAAGGAACAGTTCCTTATATTATTGTTGGACCATGGGCGATTTCTGAAATTCAAAAAAATGCTGATTTTGAATGGGGAATTACAACTATTCCAACAATTAATGGTAATCAGCCTGTTACATTCTCAGGAAATATTATTGCGTGTATGAGCTCTTATACAAAAAATGCTGAAGCAGCTCGTGAAGTGTTAGAATTTATGGTTTCTGATGAAGGATTAGAAATTCTTTATAAAGTTCGTGGATCTATTCCGGCTTTAAAAGATCCAAGTGTTATCGATGGCCTTTCTGATGATCAGTATGTAATGGGGATCTTAGAACAAGCTCAGTTCTCTGAGGCAATGCCAAGTATTCCTGAAATGGCAAGCTTTTGGACACCAGCGGAAACATTATATCGTTCAGTTTGGGAAGGTTTAGCAACTCCTGAAGAAGCAGCAGCTAAAGCGTTAGAAGATTTTAATGCAGCATTAGAATTAACAAAATAATGAAGAAGAGGGCAACCGTCCTCTTTTTTCATGACTAAAAAACTGAGACTCTTACCATCGAGTCTCAGTTTTTCTCTATTTTAAAATTTTTACCCAATGATAGGGATCTTCAACTCGACCCCATTGAATGCCAGTTAATGTATCATATAATTTTTTAGTTAATTTTCCAGTTTTAAAATCATTGATTATTACTGTTTCATCTTTGTAATGAAGCTCTCCGATAGGTGAAATAACGGCTGCTGTCCCCGTTCCAAAAGCTTCTTTTAAAGCGCCAGTTCGTCCCGCTTCCATGAGTTCATCAATACTTAAATGACGTTCTTCAACAGTTACTCTCCAATCTTTTAAAAGAGTAATGATTGAATCACGAGTGACACCAGGTAAAATAGAACCTTCTAGTGGGGTCGTTACAACGGTGTCATTAATTAAAAACATAACATTCATTGTTCCCACTTCTTCAACGTATTTTCGGTGAACACCATCTAACCAAAGCACTTGGGTATAACCATTTTGTTCAGCTTTGACTTGAGCCGCGATACTTGCTGCATAGTTACCTCCGCATTTAGCAAAACCAGTTCCTCCTTTGACAGCTCGTACATATTCATCTTCAACCCAAATTTTTACTGGATTGACCCCTTCAGGATAGTAGTCACCGACAGGTGAAAGGATAACGACAAATTTATATTTTTTCGCAGGATGTAATCCAACTCCTGACTCTGTTGCAAAGCAGAATGGGCGAATATAAAGTGATGTTCTTGGTTCTTTTGGTACCCAGTCTTGTTCGTATTTGACGAGTTCTTCAATTCCCTTTAAAAATAAATCAACTGGAACAGGAGGCATACAAAGACGCTCATTTGATTTAATTAAGCGTTGTGCATTAATTTCTGGACGGAATAGGGCAATGCTCCCATCAGTATGTCGATAAGCCTTTAACCCTTCGAATGTTTCTTGGGCATAGTGTAAGACCATGCAAGCAGGATCCATTTCAATCGGTCCGTACGGTATGATTCGTCCATCGTGCCAACCGATTCCTTCCGTATAATCAATGACTAACATATGGTCAGAAAAATGACGACCAAATCCTAATTTTGTCTCAACTGGTTTTTCTTTTAATTGTTTTGCGCGTTCGATTTTAAATTCCATGCACATTTCTCCCTTCTATTAGTTAGGTGGTTATACCTTTTTTAGAGGAGGATGACAAGATTAAAATTCATTTAGTCTGCAATATTTTCAACACCCTTGTACATAAAATAGATTTCATGATCATGGAATTTATTTTTATGATAGAAATCAGCGACAATCAGATTATTTGTCATTAAAGTTAACCCAGCCAATTTTTGTTCTTTTGAATATTTAGTCATATATTTGAGTAACTTTGAACCGTATCCCCGTTGTTGTGAGTCTGGATCAATAAAGAATTCATCAATAAAGAGCTCATCTTTATACCACCATGTTCGTTCATGGCAAAGTGCAGCCCCAATTAGTTCTTCCTCATCATTTAAAAGAAGAAATCCAACAAAGCGTGGAATCTGACTTAATTCTGCAATATATTTTTTTGATTTTATTTCTGACCAATGACATCCCCATTGCTCATTGTTATAAACCTTTTGTAAAAGTTCTGCGCATTCCTCTAAATACTCGGCCTCATAATAAGCAATTCGCATTTATAGTCCCTCCCTTCTTCTGTCTATTGCTAACATATGAGATAAAGAGATGAATTATTAACTATATAGAAGTAGAAATGTACTTTACAATTCTATATCAGTCTTAGTTGGTTATTCCCTTTGATACGTAGGCATTCTGTAGTCCAGAGGTTCCTAGCATTTTCGAAGAAAATGTCTCTTCAACTGCTAGGGCTTGGGTCACCTAGCGATTTCTGAAAGAAATCTAATCCTCAACTGCTAGGGCTTGGGTCACCTAGCGATTTCTGAAAGAAATCTAATCCTCAACTGCTAGGGCTTGGGTCACCTAGCGATTTCTGAAAGAAATCTAATCCTCAACTGCTAGGGCTTGGGTCACCTAGCGATTTCTGAAAGAAATCTAATCCTCAACTGCTAGGGCTTGGGTCACCTAGCGATTTCTGAAAGAAATCTAATCCTCAACTGCTAGGGCTTGGGTCACCTAGCGATTTCTGAAAGAAATCTAATCCTCAACTGCTAGGGCTTGGGTCACCTAGTGATTTCTGAAAGAAATCTATTCTTCAACTGCTAGGGCTTGGGTCACCTAGTGATTTCTGAAAGAAATCTAATCCTCAACTGCTAGGGCTTTAGTTTTTAAGATGTAAAAAACTTATCTGGACTTATATATTTACTAGGTGAAACAGTCAACATGTAAGATTAAGTGGACTTTGATGAATGGAGTAAAAAGTGCATAGTAAAAGGGCTGTCTCATGTTGAGGCAGCCCTTTTGGGTTATTTTGTGAATGTGAATGTTGTGCTTTGTGAGTAAGCTTCACCTGGTTTTAAGAGTTGTGATTCAAAATCAAATGGGACCAAGTGTGTTTCAAAACAAGCGCCTAAATGGCGTTCTCCGTGACGGCCATTTTCAAAGACTAAATCTTCAGTTAAGAAGTTACCAGCGTAAAATTGCATAGAAGGCGATGTTGTTGAAACTTTTAATGTACGATTTGATGTTAAATCTTTAAATGTTACGACATCTTTCGTATCCGATAATAGGTATAGGTGATCGTATCCCGATGCTTTTTCGAATAATGGTAATACTTCTTTTGTTTCAGGATTGACGATAGTCGGTGTATTGAAATCGAATAATGTGTTAGAAACAGGGATTAACTTTTCAGTAAACGATAAGTTATCATCGATTTCAGCGATATAATCTGCTTTAATTTGAAGTTCGTGATTATAAATGTTTGTGCTTAGATTACCAGATAGGTTAAAGTAAGCATGCTGTGTTAAGTTTACAATGGTATCTTGATCCGTTGTTGCCTCGTAAGACACGATGAAACTGTTCTGTTCTAATGTATAGCGAACTTTGACACTTAAGTTTCCGGGGAAGCCTTCTGCTTGATGTGGAAGAACCGTTGTTAACTCGTATCCTGAATCAACTTCAGTAACTTCAAAATCAGCATAAGTTAAGCACTGTGCCCCACCGTGTAAGTTATTTGGTCCATTGTTTAAATCTAATTGATAAGTTTGCCCATTAATCGTAAATTGCCCATTTTTAATTCGATTTGAAGTGCGTCCAATAATGGCATTTAAGTAGCATCCATTATTAAAGTAGCTTTCGATATGATCGTAGTTTAAGACTAAGTTTTGTTCATATTGGTCCTCAGCCATTGCAATTTTAGTGAGCACTCCACCGATGTTTAAAAATCGAACTTCTAATGCTTCATTTTTCATGCTGTATTCAATGACATTAACACCATTGAATGTCCCTTTTTCTAATTTTTTGTAAGTAACCATTTAAAATTTCCCCCTCATCTGATGGTTATAAACTACTTGCTCGCTTAATTAATCGTGTTGGAATGGTAACCTTTTTAGCAATTTCACGATCGTTATTAATACGTTCTACAAGTAAATCTAGTGCAGTTTCACCCATGTGTTTTGTATTCATATCAATTGTTGTTAATGATGGAATGGTATATTGTGATAATGAGATATTATCGTAACTAATGATTGAAACAACATCAGGCACTTTAATATTATTTTCGTTTAATGCTTTTAAGCAGCCAATAGCCATGGCATCTGAAGCGACGATATAAGCATCTAATAATTTTCCTTGTTTAATAATCTCCGACATAATTTCATATCCTGAATCTGCCGTGAAAGCCCCCAAATAAACATTGTTCTGATTGAATGATTTAAGCTTAGACATTTGATTAATGTAAGTTGTTAAACGAATATCTAATAATTCTTGTCCATCTAATGTTTTTTCAATTCCACAGATGAAACCAATTTTTTTCAGTTCTAAATCAAGTAAATAAGAAATGATATCTTTCGTGGCCTCTTTTAAATCGGCCATTACGACATCAATGTTGTAATGTTTAGAGTAACAATCCACTAAAACAAGGTGTTGGTTTAGTGTGTGAAGCGTTTGAATTTCCTCTTCACTGTACTTTCCTAATGCGATTAATCCATCTAAATTCATCGCTGAGATATCATCAAATGATTTCATAGGTAAGTAGATTTTTTGTAAGTTGATATTATGTAATTGGCAATGATTTTCGATAGCTAAACGAATGGACATGTAGTAAGGGTCAGTAATTTCCTCAGCCACTGAGTACCAATAAACAAGTCCAATTGTTAAGGTTATATTTTTTTTGCTTGATTTATTACGTTTGCTTAATGGAACGTAATTTAATTTCTCAGCTGTTGCCATAATTTTTAATCTTGTTTCATCCGATACGTTGAAATTTTTATCTTGGTTTAATACACGTGAAACTGTTGTAATTGAAAAACCAGTTAAATCGGCAATATCTTTAATTTTAGCCATTTGTGATAGCCTCCCTTCGTAAAAAAATGAATGCGTTCATCATTGTTTCGTTTATTATTTTATCATTAAGTTTCATAAAATAAAACAGCATCAACTCAACAAATTCTGAAAAATGTAAGGGTTTTAAGAAAGTTCTATTGATTTTTTTACTAAAAAAGTATAGAATTTTAGTATAGCGATCAGATGAGAGTCAATCAGAGAATGAATAAACATAGAGAGGAAGATTAAAGAATGAATATTGAAAATTTAAAATCAGCATTTGAAAAGGTATTTGGGGAAAATGAAAATACAAAATTATTTTTCTCACCGGGACGTGTTAACTTAATTGGGGAACATATTGATTATAACGGGGGATGTGTTTTCCCATCTGCGATTACTTACGGAACATATGCCGTTGTTGCACCTCGTGAAGATCAAAAAGTACGCTTATACTCAGGGAACTTTGAGGACCGAGGAATCATCGAGTTCGATTTAACTGATTTATCACATGCAGATGATGAGCACTGGAGTGTTTATGTCAAAGGTGTGATGGTGCAATTTAAAGAAGTAGGATTTGAAATTCCAACTGGATTTGATGCATATGTTTACGGAACCATTCCAAACGGTTCAGGACTATCATCATCAGCTTCGCTCGAATTACTAGTTTCTCAAATTTTAAAAGAATTACATGGATATGACATTTCAATGATCGATATGGTGAAATTATCTCAAAAAGCTGAGAACG is a window from the Turicibacter bilis genome containing:
- a CDS encoding GNAT family N-acetyltransferase — translated: MRIAYYEAEYLEECAELLQKVYNNEQWGCHWSEIKSKKYIAELSQIPRFVGFLLLNDEEELIGAALCHERTWWYKDELFIDEFFIDPDSQQRGYGSKLLKYMTKYSKEQKLAGLTLMTNNLIVADFYHKNKFHDHEIYFMYKGVENIAD
- a CDS encoding aldose epimerase family protein; the encoded protein is MVTYKKLEKGTFNGVNVIEYSMKNEALEVRFLNIGGVLTKIAMAEDQYEQNLVLNYDHIESYFNNGCYLNAIIGRTSNRIKNGQFTINGQTYQLDLNNGPNNLHGGAQCLTYADFEVTEVDSGYELTTVLPHQAEGFPGNLSVKVRYTLEQNSFIVSYEATTDQDTIVNLTQHAYFNLSGNLSTNIYNHELQIKADYIAEIDDNLSFTEKLIPVSNTLFDFNTPTIVNPETKEVLPLFEKASGYDHLYLLSDTKDVVTFKDLTSNRTLKVSTTSPSMQFYAGNFLTEDLVFENGRHGERHLGACFETHLVPFDFESQLLKPGEAYSQSTTFTFTK
- a CDS encoding HPr family phosphocarrier protein, with product MRMYQVQFHSIEDVKAFVNIANHYGYEIQLQRDAYQVDAKSILGVLSLGIGVPMTVRAHTLNASVLKGELTPYLI
- a CDS encoding LacI family DNA-binding transcriptional regulator, yielding MAKIKDIADLTGFSITTVSRVLNQDKNFNVSDETRLKIMATAEKLNYVPLSKRNKSSKKNITLTIGLVYWYSVAEEITDPYYMSIRLAIENHCQLHNINLQKIYLPMKSFDDISAMNLDGLIALGKYSEEEIQTLHTLNQHLVLVDCYSKHYNIDVVMADLKEATKDIISYLLDLELKKIGFICGIEKTLDGQELLDIRLTTYINQMSKLKSFNQNNVYLGAFTADSGYEIMSEIIKQGKLLDAYIVASDAMAIGCLKALNENNIKVPDVVSIISYDNISLSQYTIPSLTTIDMNTKHMGETALDLLVERINNDREIAKKVTIPTRLIKRASSL
- a CDS encoding branched-chain amino acid aminotransferase, translated to MEFKIERAKQLKEKPVETKLGFGRHFSDHMLVIDYTEGIGWHDGRIIPYGPIEMDPACMVLHYAQETFEGLKAYRHTDGSIALFRPEINAQRLIKSNERLCMPPVPVDLFLKGIEELVKYEQDWVPKEPRTSLYIRPFCFATESGVGLHPAKKYKFVVILSPVGDYYPEGVNPVKIWVEDEYVRAVKGGTGFAKCGGNYAASIAAQVKAEQNGYTQVLWLDGVHRKYVEEVGTMNVMFLINDTVVTTPLEGSILPGVTRDSIITLLKDWRVTVEERHLSIDELMEAGRTGALKEAFGTGTAAVISPIGELHYKDETVIINDFKTGKLTKKLYDTLTGIQWGRVEDPYHWVKILK
- a CDS encoding glycoside hydrolase family 2 TIM barrel-domain containing protein, which gives rise to MKTSQDIQALLTNPEIFEINRLKAHSDHRYYQTLEEAMNKSEMSWRQCLNGEWLFKYSENVATRPEGFEALEADCSDFEKILVPGHIQLQGYDKPHYVNTQYAWDGHEELKPPYIPVKYNPTASYVTYFEVPAEWNGQKVCISFQGVETAFNVWCNGEYVGYSEDSFTPSEFDLTEYINREGQNKLAVQVYKWSTGSWLEDQDFWRLSGIFRDVYLFTTPTTHIEDLFVKTHLKNNYQDATVEVEFNVTGEESTIVANLVDAQGRRVSAGTCDVIDGTATLSLEVEHANLWSAEYPYLYELQLELKVNGEVVEAVCQRVGIREFKMIDKVMCINGKRIVFRGVNRHEFSATYGRSVTKEEMEWDVKFLKEHNFNSVRTSHYPNASYFYELCDEYGLYMIDETNLETHGTWQRMGAVEEKDVTIPNGRPEFLEIILDRAKSMLERDKNHPSIVIWSCGNESYGGENLYKMSQYFRDRDNTRLVHYEGVFWDRRFNDTSDMESRMYAKVPEIREFLDNNPEKPFILCEYTHAMGNSNGGMDRYIELEDEYEMYQGGFIWDYIDQALWSKDRYGNPYLAFGGDFGDQPTDYNFCVNGIIYANREVSPKIQAIKGAYQPFAIEVKDTGADIYNKHCFTDLSEYVIKWQVEEGDQVIASGETVEKLAPLSKAFIDLGINLTSSSLEQVVTVSVCLKEGTAYAEAGHEIAFGQRVIEAVKEEVKREVKEFNIAEGDVNVGINGDGFEVIFAKNLGRIVSLKYDGVEYIHQPNLSLMPSFWRASTDNDRGNQAPVRMAQWKLASLYAFHENMEINRRVDGLEVIFTYNLNTMPVSHAAVKYFINSYGQIHITMSYNGVEGLPNMFKFGMDLAIPADFDTLTWRGFGPDETYADREFGARLGTFTNKVVDNVAGYVIPQACGNHTGVRFATVTNEEGKGLRISGETPLSFSALPYSAHELEAAYHHYELPPVHKTVLSINLKEMGVGGDDSWGARPEECFEIPANQNYEFSFVIEAAK
- a CDS encoding sugar ABC transporter substrate-binding protein, giving the protein MKKVMSILLATGLSVAGLVGCSNDAPKDENKVQSTDDGKTVVKLWLDYDEYAEALEEAVEAKYPQYDIQWEHVESTDTRTKLELDGPAGVGPDIFIQPHDGMAQSIQSQILLPLGEKLTSQVQERFIEGSVQTVEFDGTYYGVPLSTESVAFFYNKTLLDKYGFEVAETWDEIKAQGDEFNNTAENKFIIRMETGNSYTMHFFLTAFGYELFGPDHNDPEKINFNTQEVIDGLTYYQSMRQYLDVPYADLTIDTVEVEFAKGTVPYIIVGPWAISEIQKNADFEWGITTIPTINGNQPVTFSGNIIACMSSYTKNAEAAREVLEFMVSDEGLEILYKVRGSIPALKDPSVIDGLSDDQYVMGILEQAQFSEAMPSIPEMASFWTPAETLYRSVWEGLATPEEAAAKALEDFNAALELTK